In Indicator indicator isolate 239-I01 chromosome 29, UM_Iind_1.1, whole genome shotgun sequence, the following are encoded in one genomic region:
- the SSTR2 gene encoding somatostatin receptor type 2: protein MELEYELPNATAFWFSPASSFDNFSVEAATNTSQNATGHHFDLTSNAILTFIYFVVCIIGLCGNTLVIYVILRYAKMKTITNIYILNLAIADELFMLGLPFLAMQVALVHWPFGKAICRIVMTVDGINQFTSIFCLTVMSVDRYLAVVHPIKSAKWRRPRTAKMINVAVWGVSLLVIMPIMIYAGVQHNHGRSSCTIIWPGESGAWYTGFIIYAFILGFLVPLTIICLCYLFIIIKVKSSGIRVGSSKRKKSEKKVTRMVSIVVAVFIFCWLPFYIFNVSSVSILIVPTPVLKGMFDFVVVLSYANSCANPILYAFLSDNFKKSFQNVLCLVKVSGMDEADRSDSKQDKSRLNETTETQRTLLNGDLQTSI, encoded by the coding sequence ATGGAGCTGGAATACGAGCTGCCCAATGCCACCGCATTCTGGTTCTCCCCAGCTTCCTCCTTTGATAACTTCTCTGTGGAGGCAGCCACCAACACATCGCAGAACGCCACAGGTCATCACTTTGACCTGACCAGCAATGCCATCCTCACCTTCATCTACTTCGTAGTCTGCATCATAGGGCTGTGTGGCAACACCCTGGTGATTTATGTCATCCTTCGGTATGCCAAGATGAAGACCATCACCAACATCTACATCCTCAATCTGGCCATCGCAGACGAGCTGTTCATGCTCGGTCTGCCCTTCCTGGCCATGCAGGTTGCCCTGGTGCACTGGCCCTTTGGCAAAGCCATCTGTAGAATTGTCATGACAGTGGATGGGATCAACCAGTTCACCAGTATCTTCTGCTTGACAGTTATGAGCGTTGACCGGTACCTGGCTGTTGTCCACCCCATTAAATCTGCCAAGTGGAGGCGGCCCAGGACAGCCAAAATGATCAACGTGGCCGTCTGGGGTGTCTCCCTGTTGGTGATCATGCCCATCATGATTTATGCTGGGGTGCAGCATAATCACGGCAGAAGTAGCTGCACCATCATCTGGCCAGGAGAGTCGGGTGCCTGGTACACAGGCTTCATCATCTATGCCTTCATCCTGGGCTTCCTGGTGCCTCTCACCATTATCTGCCTTTGCTACTTGTTCATCATTATCAAAGTCAAGTCCTCGGGCATCAGAGTGGGCTCCTCCAAGAGGAAAAAGTCTGAGAAGAAAGTCACCAGGATGGTCTCCATCGTGGTTGCTGTCTTCATCTTCTGCTGGCTTCCTTTCTACATCTTCAATGTCTCCTCAGTCTCCATCCTGATCGTGCCCACGCCTGTTCTCAAGGGCATGTTCGACTTTGTGGTGGTCCTCAGCTACGCCAACAGCTGTGCCAACCCCATCCTTTATGCCTTCTTGTCTGACAACTTCAAGAAGAGCTTTCAGAACGTCCTCTGCCTGGTGAAGGTCAGTGGCATGGATGAGGCAGACCGGAGCGACAGCAAGCAGGACAAATCCAGGCTCAACGAGACCACAGAAACCCAGAGGACCCTGCTCAATGGTGACCTGCAGACGAGCATCTGA